GCGCTTCACATCCACCAGCGCCACATGTCCCGCGTGCTCTTTTGCGCCGTGGCCCGGCGAGTTGATGAAGAGAATCTCCTCCGTGCCCGGCACGGGCTTCGCGTCAATGTAGAGGTCCGGCGGGTGCATGTTCCCGAAATGGGTCATCTGGCCCGTGCCGTCGGGATTCATGGCCCAGAGATGGTGGTAGTCCACCTGGCTGCGGTCCACATACTCCCAGCGCGTGTAGAGGATGCGCCCGTCGGGCAGGGGCCAGGGCGTGTTGTCATGCTCAATGTTCGCGGACAGCGGCAGGACGTTGCGCCCGTCCGCGTCGCAGCGGTGCAGCGTCGCCACCTGCGTCAGCCAGCAGTTCACCCAGCGGCGGCTGCGCGTGGACACGAAAACAATGCCCCCGTCCGGCAGCCAGGCCGGCTCGATGTCGTCATATTCGCCGCGCGTGAGCTGCGTCAGGCCGCCTCCATCCGACTGGACGGTCCACAGATGAAACGTGTCCGTGCCGCCGCGGCGCCACGAGAAGAGTATCGTCCGCCCGTCGTAATGCACCGCCGGGTCGCGCAGGGTCCCCTCCGGGTCCTCGACCAGCGCCCGCGTGGAGCCGTCCGCCAGGCTGACCACATAAAGCCCGCCGCCGCTGACATAGGTCTTGCGGTTTTCATCGTCGGCAAAATAGCTGATATTCGCGTACCAGTGCCCGTCTGCATACAGGGCGCGGGTGGCGTAGACCACCTCGCGCACCCCTTCCCGCTCAAGCGCCGCCGCCAGGGCGGCGCGCCGGGCGCGGGTGGCCTCCATGCGCTCCTCCTCAACCTGCTTGAAGCGGTCGCGGAGCGCCTTGTCCGTTTTCTTGTCGAGGAACTCCACCTCCCAGAGGGAATACAGGGAAAAGCCACCCCCCGGCGCATTGCAGAGAATGCGGACAAACCGGCCCTGTTTTTTCCCCACCGGGACCCTCTCCCCGCCACCGGTCCCGTTGGTTTGATGGTATGCCGTGGTCCACACCGTCCCGTCTTTGGACAGTTGCACCTCGTAGTCTTGCGCGAAGGCCGCCTCCCAGAGCAGGCGAAGGTCGCCCACGGGCATCACCCGGCCCAAATCAATCTGGAGCCACTCGCCGGGATTCCCTGTCGCGCCGGCCCAGCGGGTGGAGGGGTCACCATCCACCGCGCGATGGGGCGCAAAGTCGCCGGGGTGCGCCGAGGAGGCGGTGACAAAGCCCGCCGCCCCGTCCTCCGCCGGGCCGAAAACGAAGGCCAGAACCATCACCAGCCCCGCCGCGGTCATTCCGGTCCACTGCATGAAAGAAGTCTCCTGTGAATGCCTGCTTCTGCCTGTGCCAAGTGTACACGAGATCGCGGGTGGGATGCCCCGTTTATTCTGGGGAGGACTCCCGGAAACTGCCGACCCTTTGGAGTGTGGCGGCTTGCCGCCGCTTTTTGTGCGGGAAGCCGCTTCCGCCGCCGGGGCCCGGCCCCCGTGAAGAAAATCGGCGGCAATCCCCCCCACACCAAAAACCCAGGACGAGGCCAGTCCCCCCCCGGGATGCATCGCGCGGTAGTTTGTGGNNNNNNNNNNCTGCCCCCCGATTTGGTGGCGGCCCCCGCTGCCCCCGCCGGGGCCCCGCCCCGGGTGAACACCGGGGGGGCACCCCCGCCGCACTCCAAAGACCCTGGACGAGGCCTGTCCCCCGCCGGATTGCATCGCGCGTTCTTTTCTGGCAAGGTATGCGCGTTCACCGGACCGGCCGGCATGGGAGACTGAGACAAGCGTATGGATAAAAAAGGTTTGGCCGTTTTTCTGGCCGTCACATTCGGGCTGGGCGTCCTGTTCCTTTCGGGGGGGCAGGCCCTGGGGCTCATTGTTCATGAGTCCCCCACCCTCTTCAACTCGCTCGTGCTGCTGGTGGTGATGTGGGTGCCCGCCGTCGGCGCCCTGGCCGCCTCGGTCGTGTCGCCCGACTCCGGGCACGCCGTCCCCCGTGTGTTGCCCCTGCCGCCGGGACCGGTCCTGCGCCTCGCCGTGCTGGTGCCCCTGGTCTTCGCCCTGTCCTACGCCCTCACCTGGGCATTGGGCCTGGCCTCGCCGCAGTGGCATCTGTCCGCACTGCTCAGCCAGTTGGACCTGTCCACGGTCCAACTCCCGCCCGCCGCGCTGGCGGCGCTTCCGCAACTGCTGCTGGCGTCTGGGCTGGTCCTGAGCGTGGCGCTGGGCTGCACCTTTTTCGCCGCCGCCCTGCTGGGGCTCGAACTGGGCTGGCGGGGCTATTTGCTGCCGCGCCTCATGCCCCTGGGCCGCATTCCGGCCCACCTCGTCACGGGCCTGCTCTGGGGGCTGTGGTTTCTTCCTCTGACCATCGGGCGCCTGAACTATCTGGAGACTTTTGACAGCCTGCCCGTCACCCTGCTCTGCGGGGGGGCCACGGCCCTGGCGCTGAACGCCTTCCTGAACGAGGTGGCCCTGCGCCGCCGCCACCTGGGCCTGTCCGCGCTGGCCCTCGGACTTTTTGTGTCGCAGCAGGAGGGTATCTGGTGGTACCTCTTCCCCTCCGCGGAACTCCCCCTTTCCGGAGACCGCGGCCTTCTGCTCGCCGCGTTGTTTGCCGTGGCCGCCGTGTTTGCCGGTCCCCTGCTGGGTGCGGACCGCAAAAAAGGGCCGGACACCCCCGCGGCGTAAAATGGGCGGTTGCGGCGGGATGCCGCGTCTACTGTGGACTGCCTGCGGTCCGGTCCATGGGCGCGAGGGCGGCGTCAAAGGCGGGGGTGTTGCGGATGGTGAACGCGCCATCCGGCTCCCGAATCATCAGGCTGACCGCCAGGCCGTTCTTTTCCGCGAAAGCCAGGCCCTCCTCCGGCCCCAGCACCATCAGCGCGGTGGCAAAGGCGTCTGCCCATGCGCAGTATTCATGGAGCACACTGGCCGAGGCCAGGCTGTGGGTGACAGGCCTGCCCGCGCGCGGGTCCATCGTGTGGGAGACCCGGACACCGTCCACTTCATGAAAATTCCGGTAGTCGCCGGAGGTGGCCAGGGCGGCGTCCCGAAGCGCCACGACCTCCTGCACGGCCCGCCCGTCCGGTCTGGGCCGCTCGACACCGATGCGCCAGGGCCTGCCGCCGGGGTTCGTCCCCCGCGCGCGCACCTCGCCCCCCACCTCCACCATGTGGCGGGTCAGTCCGAGCGCCTCCAGGGCGGCGGCGGCGCGGTCCACCGCATAGCCCTTGGCCACGGCGGAGAGGTCGCAATACACGTCCCCCCGCGTCTTGCATAGGGTATTGTCCGCCCCCACGGAAACCTTCTGCCAGCCCACCCGCCCTTGCAGTGCGGCCGTCTCGGCCTCACTCGGCGGCGCGGCGGGATTGTCGGGGCCGAACCCCCAGGCATTGACCAGCGGCCCCACGGTGGGGTCAAAGGCACCGCCGCTCAGGGCGGCCACTTCCAGGGCAATGCGGAACACCTCCGCCGTCTCGGGGCTCACGGGGAAGGGCTCCGTGGAGTCATGCCTGTTGAACCGGCTCAGTTCCGAGTCCGGCAGGTAGGTGGACATTTTCGCGTTGACCGACTCGAGCGCGGCCTCCACCGCCTTTTGGGCCGCCTCCGCCTGTTCCGGCGCCGTCAGTCCCGCCACGGTGACATGGTATTCAGTTCCCATGGTCCCGCCGCTGAATTTTGCGGTCAGGGACTCATCACCTCCGCGCGGCCCGCCACAGGCGGCAAGCAAAAACGCCGCGAAAACGGCGAACGCCGCCCTTACAGGGTGTGACACTTGGGCCGATTGGCGTGAGCGTCTTTTCTTGCTCCTGCTCTTAATCTTGCTCTTGCTCTCATCGTGAAAATGCATGTATGAGGCCTCCGCTGAAAAAAGAGTAGAGCAAGATTAAGAGCAAGAGCAAGAGCAGGAAAAAAACGAATGGCCCTGCGCCAATCGGCTAAACCGTTACGACGCGGCTATTTCTCGTCATGCCGGGCAACTTCCGCCTCATACTGCCTCACCCGCTCGCACTCGGCCAGGGGGCGGTTGCACGGCGGCGGGCAGAAGGTGCTGTCGCCGATGTCCTGGTCCATGTCGAGGGCCGGCTGGTCGGACTCGGCGGGGCCGATGGCCCGCGCGGGCACCCCGGCCACGGTGGTGTGGGGCGGCACCGGCTTGAGCACCACCGCGCCCGCCGCGATTTTCGCCCCCTCGCCGATTTCGATGTTGCCCAGAATTTTCGCGCCCGCCGCGATGAGCACGCCCCGGCGCACCTTCGGGTGCCGGTCGCCCCATTCCTTGCCCGTGCCGCCGAGGGTGACGGCGTGCAGCATGGAGACGTTGTCCTCCACCACGGCGGTCTCGCCGATGACCACGCCCGTGGCGTGGTCCACAAAAATGCCGCGCCCGATTTGCGCCGCGGGGTGGATGTCCACGGCGAAGGCCTCGGAGATGCGGCTCTGCAGGAACAGTGCCAGGTGGTGCCGGTCCTGCATCCAGAAATGGTGCGCGATGCGGTATGCCTGGAGCGCGAGATAGCCCTTGAAGTACAGCAGGGGCTGGGAGTACTTGCGGCAGGCCGGGTCCCGTCGGCGCACCGCCTCGATGTCCGCGCGCGCGCACTCCACCATTTCCGGGTCCGCCGCGTGGGCCTCCTCCATCAGGTCCCGCAGGGAGAGCGCGGGCAGGGTGACGCTTTCCAACTTGCTCGCAAGCTGGAAGCACAGTGCGTCCGTCAGGGTCGGGTGGTTCAAAATCGTCGTGTGCAGAAAACTGGACAGCATCGGCTCGCGCCAGATGCCCTCGGCCGCCTCGGACCGGATGGTCTCCCAGATAAAATCGCGTTTTTCCTCGGTCATGGGTGTCGGGGTCTCCGCGCCGGGCCGCAAACCCCCGCCTTTCGCGGGGCCGCGCGGGGCGCTCGTTTATGGTTAAAGGATATCATGCCGGGCGGCTTGGAGGGAAAACGGGGGCCGAAACCGGGGCGCGCGCGTCGAATTGGCCAATGCGCCGCCGGATCGGGTATGATTTCCCGCCGAGTGCCTGTTAACCCAAAACAATTCCGCTGTCCTGTTATTTCGGGGGGGCGGTCAACCAGCCCGGCGGTTGCTGAAGAAGGAAACGCTGCATGAGCAAACTCACCACCAACCATGTGTTCACCTCCGAGTCCGTGTCCGAGGGCCATCCGGACAAGGTCTGCGACCAGATTTCAGACGGAATCCTGGACGCCTGCATCGCGGCGGACCCGTCCACCCACGTGGGCTGCGAGACGATGGCCGCCACGAATTTTGTGGCGAACGCCGGGGAAATCACCTGCGCGGGCTGGGAAAAGATCAGCCCGGAGCACATCGCCCGCGAGGTGGTGCGGGGCATCGGCTATGACCGGCACGCCATCGGCGAGGAGGTCGGCTTCAGTTATGACACCTTTATTTATGTGAACTGCCTGCACGGGCAGTCGCCGGACATCGCCCAGGGCGTGAACGAGGGCCAGGGGCTCTTCACCGAGCAGGGTGCGGGCGACCAGGGCATGATGTTCGGCTACGCCTGCGACGAGACGCCCGAGCTGATGCCCGCGCCGATCCAGTTCAGCCACCAGTTGCTCATCGATCTCGCCGCCATCCGCAAGGCGGGCAAAATCCCCTACCTGCGCCCCGACTCGAAGTCGCAGGTGTCGGTGTATTACGAGGACGGCAAGCCGAAGGCCATCACCACGGTGGTCATTTCGCACCAGACGGCGGAGGTCCCCCTGGAGACCATCCGCACGGACCTGATTGAAGTCGCCAAGGCGGTGCTTGCGCCGACGGGGCTGCTCTCGGACAAGACGGAATACTTCATCAACCCGACGGGCCGCTTCGTCGTGGGCGGACCCCACGGGGATTCGGGCCTCACGGGCCGGAAGATCATTGTGGACACCTACGGCGGCGTCGGCTCCCACGGCGGCGGCGCCTTCTCGGGCAAGGACCCCTCCAAGGTGGACCGCTCCGCGGCCTACTACGCCCGTTACGCGGCGAAAAACATCGTGGCCGCCGGACTCGCGCGCAAGTGTGAAATCCAGGTGGCCTACGCCATCGGCGTCGCCAAGCCCATGAGTATCAACGTGTCCACCTACGGCACGGGCACGGTGGCCGACGAAAAACTCCAGCAGGTGCTGGAGTCCGGCGAGCTCTTCGACTTCCGTCCGGCGGCGCTCATCCGCGACCTCGGCCTGCTCAAGCCCCAGGGCTGGTCGTACCGGGACACGGCGGCCTACGGCCACTTCGGCCGCGACCTCTTCCCGTGGGAGAAGACCGACAAGGTGGACGCGCTGAAAAACGCGGTGAAATAAGCCCATCCCGCATCCGGGACCGTGCGGCGCGCCGCCCCGTCCCGGATGTTTTTTGAAAAAACAGGAGGCGGGGCGCATGTCCCAAAAAAAAGTCATCGGTGTGGGTGCCCCGATTGTGGACCTGCTGGCGCTGGTGCCCGAGTCCTTTGTGGAGGGCATCCCCGGCGCGAAGGGCGGCATGGTCATGGTCTCGCCGGAGGAGCAGCAGGCCCTCGTGGAGGCCCTGCCGGAGCCGCCCCTGCGCGCCCCCGGCGGCGCGGCGGCGAACACCATCTGCGCCCTGGGAAAAATGGGCACCCCCGTGGCGTTTCTGGGGAAAGTGGGCGATGACGCCGACGGGCGGTATTACCTGGAGGCTTTCGCCGCCTGCGGCGGGGACACCAGCCGCTTCAAGCACACCACGGAGAAAAACACGGCCCGCTGCCTGAGCCTCATCACCCCGGACGCCGCGCGGACCATGCGCACGGACCTGGGCGCCACCCTGCTGCTGCGCCCGGAGGAAGTGACGGCGGCGGACTTTGCCGGATATGACCATGTGTTCATCGAGGGCTATCTCCTCTTCAACCCGCCCCTGGCGGAGGCCGCCCTGCGCGCCGCGAAGGAGGCGGGCTGCACCGTGAGCCTGGACATGGGCTCTTTCGAAATCGTGCGGATGCTTCGCGACAAACTGCCGCGTCTGCTGTCGGAATATGTGGACGCCGTCTTCGCCAACGAGGACGAGGCGCGCGAGTTCATCGGGAAAGACGCGCCCCTGGAGGCGCTGGACGCCTTTTCGGCGCACTGCGGCACCGTGGCCGTGAAACTCGGCGCCGACGGCGCCTGGGTCCGCGACCGGGGCGAGACGGTCCGCGTGGCGGCGCTGCCCGTGGAGCACGCGGTGGACAGCACAGGCGCGGGCGACTGCTGGGCGGCGGGCTTCCTGTATGGCTGGCTGCGCGGATGGCCCACCGCTCGCTGCGGGGAACTGGCCTCGCTGCTGGGCGCGGAGACCGTGCAGGTCTTGGGCGCGCAGCCCGACCCGGCGGGCTGGGAGCGCATACTGGGCCGCATCGGCGGCGGGTGACGGAAAAAAACGGCGCCGCCCAGGGCTGACCGGTCATAGTTGAATAGAACAACTTGGAACACACTCAAATGCCGGACATTCTTAGTCCCCCTTCCAAGGGGGACGGGGTGGGGTGTCCATGCCGTGGCGGGGGCGCAATGATGAACAGTGACACGGGCACACGGGATGACTGGTTCGCGGACGCCTCTCTTGGTCCCCCTTTGAAGGGGCAACATGCCCGCCGCAGGAGGGGTGGCGCTTTAGCGCCGGGGGATGTCTCTTCCGGGAATGAGGCGGTCCTGAGTTAAGAACATCCCCCGCGCCGTCCTTCCAAAGGGGGGCGGGGATTAATTTGGTTGTGTGTCTCCATAGAGTTTGCGGTGCGCGGGGATTTTTCCACCCGCCCGCGGAAGCGAAAACGCGCCCCTGAATTGTTAAAATGACTGACTTGTGAACAGACGCCGGTTGCCGAGTGGCGGGTCCGGCAAAACCAAAGGAACTGTGCAATGGCCGTGGCAGCAATTGAAATCCCGAAAACCGAGGAGACCCTTCCGTACAAGGTGGCCGACATGGGTCTGGCCGAATGGGGACGGAAGGAACTGGACATGGCGGAGAAGGAGATGCCGGGCCTGATGGCGGTGCGCGGACAGCATGCCGCGAAGCAGCCGCTGAAGGGCGCGCGCATCATGGGCTCCCTGCACATGACCATCCAGACGGCGGTGCTCATCGAGACCCTGACGGCCCTGGGCGCCGAGGTGCGCTGGGCGAGCTGCAACATCTACTCGACGCAGGACCACGCCGCGGCGGCCATCGCGAAGACCGGCGTGCCCGTTTTCGCGTGGAAGGGCGAGACCCTCGAGGAGTACTGGTGGTGCACCTACCAGGCGATGCGCTTCCCCGGCGGGCAGACCCTGAACATGATCGTGGACGACGGCGGCGACGCCACCCTGCTCATTCACCGGGGCTACGCCTTCGAGGAACAGTTCGCCAGGACCGGCGCGCTGCCGCCGGTCTGCCGTGACAACCGCGAGATCGAGATCGTGGACACCCTGCTCCACCGCATCCACGGCGAGGACCCGGATGTGTGGCACCGCACCGCCGCCCACTGGGTGGGCGTCTCCGAGGAGACCACCACCGGCGTGCACCGGCTCTACCACATGATGAAGGAGGGGTCGCTGCTCACCCGCGCCATGAACGTGAACGACTCGGTGACCAAGTCGAAGTTCGACAACCTCTACGGCTGCCGCGAGTCCCTGGCGGACGGCATCAAGCGGGCCACGGACGTGATGGTGGCGGGCAAGGTCGTGGTCGTGGCGGGTTACGGCGACGTGGGCAAGGGCTGCGCCGACGCCATGCGCGGCCTGGGCGCCCGGGTCATCGTCACGGAGATAGACCCCATCTGCGCGCTTCAGGCGGCGATGGAGGGCTACCAGGTCATGAAGATGGACGACGCGGCTAAAATCGGCGACATTTTCGTCACCTGCACCGGCTGCTGCGACGTGGTCACCGGGGCGCACCTGCGCTCGATGAAGGACCAGGCCATCGTCTGCAACATCGGCCACTTTGACTCCGAGATTGACGTGGCCCACCTGGAGGCCAGCGCGGACATCCGCGAGCTCAACATCAAGCCCCAGGTGGACAAGTTTGTCATGCCCGACGGGCGCGAGATTATCCTGCTGGCACGGGGCCGCCTGGTGAACCTCGGCTGCGCCACGGGCCACCCGTCCTTCGTCATGTCCAACTCCTTCACCAACCAGACCCTGGCCCAGATCGCCTTGTGGACCGAGCCGGACAAATACGAGGTCGGCAAGGTCTACACCCTGCCCAAGAAACTCGACGAGGAGGTCGCCCGGCTCCACCTCGGCAAACTCGGCGTTGAATTGGAAACCCTCACGGACGCCCAGGCCAAATACCTCGGCATCCCCGTGGAAGGCCCCTTCAAACCCGACACCTACCGCTACTAAACGCGGACACGCAAGACGTCATCACAGCCCCCGCCGGGCAGGCTCCGGCGGGGGTTCGTATTGGAGGAGGACCCGTGGCCGGGACCGCCATGCCACTCCGGCGTGTTCAGGCGATGAAAGCGCGCGTGGCGCGGCCTCCCGGAGGTGGTGTAGGATGTGGGCATGGGCGGTCGTCTTCAAGCAGAACTGGCGCGGCTGCGCGCCGCGCTGGAGCGGGGCAGGCGCTTCGCCACGCAGGACGTGTGGCGCATCGGGCAGCCCGGCGAGGAGGTGCCCCACGGGTTCGTCATCCAGCAGGTGCGCGCCGTCATCCTGATGGCGCGCAGCGTGGCCGAGGAGACCCTGGTGGTCCGCGCCGCCGCGCTGTCCTTCGCCACCCTCCTGTTCCTGGTGCCGTTTCTGGCGTTCATGTTCTACATCATCCAGACCTTCAACCTGGGCGACCGGGTCTACGACGCCGCGGACGCCCAGCTCACCCGGCTGGTCGGCTCGCTCCGGCAACTGGAGGTAGTGGCCGCGCCGCCCGCCGCGCCGGACGGGGAGGCGGAAAACGGCGGGGCGAAACTGAACGACGAGGCGCTCAAGCAGAAGCTGATTGCGTGGGTTTTCCCCGTGTTTGACCAGACCCGGGAGCCGGACGGCGGGGAGGGCGCAGCGTATGACAACCCCGTTCGGCTGCTGGTGCGGCTGGCGGAGGAAAGCGCGACGCGGCCCCACGCCCTGGGCATCACGGGCCTGCTCTTCGTGCTGAGCACGGTCTTCGGGTTCATGCGGAACGTGGAGCAGTCCTTCAACCGCATCTGGGGCGTGCGCCGGACGCGGGGGGCGCTTCGCGCCGTGAGCGACTACCTGCTCATCACGCTGCTGCTGCCCTTCGCTGCGGCGGCGGTGCTGGGGGTGACGGCCGCGCTGGAGAGCGGGGAGATTGCGGCGGCGCTGGGGCGTTTCGCGTGGCTCCTGCGCGGGGGCCAGTTCGCCGTCATCGGCGTCGCCTTCAGCCTGGTGTACTGGCTGGTGCCGAACACGCGGGTGCGCCTGCGCTACGCCCTGCTGGGCGGGCTGGCGGCGGGCGTGCTGTGGGCGCTGATGTCCTGGGGTTACATCAAGTTCCAGTTCGGCCTGGCGCGCTACGCCCTGTTCTTCTCCACCTTCGCCCTGTTTCCCCTCTTCCTCATGTGGATATACACGAGCTGGCTCATCCTGCTCTTCGGCGCGGTGGTGGTCTACGCCTACCAGAACGAGAAGACCTTCGCCCTGGAGCGGCTGGCGGGCCGCGCGCCCTTCGCCTACCGCGAGGCCGTGGCCCTGCGGGCCATGATTGAAATTTGCCGCCGTTTCCTGTCCGGGGAGCCCCCGCCGAATGTGCAGGAAATGGCGGAGGCGTGGAACGTGCCCTCACGCCTGCTTTTGGAGACGCTGGACCTGCTCACCGCCGCGCGGCTGGCCGTCGCGTGCAGCGAGCCGCCGGGCTGGCAGCCCGCCCGCGACCCCGCGCGGTTGCGCGTGCGCGACGTGGTGGCCGCCCTGCGCGAGCAGGGCGAGGACCCGTCGCTGTTCCGCCGTGACGCGGCCTTCGCGCCGCTCTTCCGGAGGCTGGACACGGGCGAATCCGCCCTGCTCGACAGCACCCTGGCCGGGCTAGCGGAAACCAGGGCCGGGGAATGAGCCTGACCGCTTACGGGTAAAGGTGTCCGG
This portion of the Candidatus Hydrogenedentota bacterium genome encodes:
- a CDS encoding FAD:protein FMN transferase; protein product: MGTEYHVTVAGLTAPEQAEAAQKAVEAALESVNAKMSTYLPDSELSRFNRHDSTEPFPVSPETAEVFRIALEVAALSGGAFDPTVGPLVNAWGFGPDNPAAPPSEAETAALQGRVGWQKVSVGADNTLCKTRGDVYCDLSAVAKGYAVDRAAAALEALGLTRHMVEVGGEVRARGTNPGGRPWRIGVERPRPDGRAVQEVVALRDAALATSGDYRNFHEVDGVRVSHTMDPRAGRPVTHSLASASVLHEYCAWADAFATALMVLGPEEGLAFAEKNGLAVSLMIREPDGAFTIRNTPAFDAALAPMDRTAGSPQ
- the cysE gene encoding serine O-acetyltransferase is translated as MTEEKRDFIWETIRSEAAEGIWREPMLSSFLHTTILNHPTLTDALCFQLASKLESVTLPALSLRDLMEEAHAADPEMVECARADIEAVRRRDPACRKYSQPLLYFKGYLALQAYRIAHHFWMQDRHHLALFLQSRISEAFAVDIHPAAQIGRGIFVDHATGVVIGETAVVEDNVSMLHAVTLGGTGKEWGDRHPKVRRGVLIAAGAKILGNIEIGEGAKIAAGAVVLKPVPPHTTVAGVPARAIGPAESDQPALDMDQDIGDSTFCPPPCNRPLAECERVRQYEAEVARHDEK
- a CDS encoding methionine adenosyltransferase, producing the protein MSKLTTNHVFTSESVSEGHPDKVCDQISDGILDACIAADPSTHVGCETMAATNFVANAGEITCAGWEKISPEHIAREVVRGIGYDRHAIGEEVGFSYDTFIYVNCLHGQSPDIAQGVNEGQGLFTEQGAGDQGMMFGYACDETPELMPAPIQFSHQLLIDLAAIRKAGKIPYLRPDSKSQVSVYYEDGKPKAITTVVISHQTAEVPLETIRTDLIEVAKAVLAPTGLLSDKTEYFINPTGRFVVGGPHGDSGLTGRKIIVDTYGGVGSHGGGAFSGKDPSKVDRSAAYYARYAAKNIVAAGLARKCEIQVAYAIGVAKPMSINVSTYGTGTVADEKLQQVLESGELFDFRPAALIRDLGLLKPQGWSYRDTAAYGHFGRDLFPWEKTDKVDALKNAVK
- a CDS encoding adenosine kinase, with protein sequence MSQKKVIGVGAPIVDLLALVPESFVEGIPGAKGGMVMVSPEEQQALVEALPEPPLRAPGGAAANTICALGKMGTPVAFLGKVGDDADGRYYLEAFAACGGDTSRFKHTTEKNTARCLSLITPDAARTMRTDLGATLLLRPEEVTAADFAGYDHVFIEGYLLFNPPLAEAALRAAKEAGCTVSLDMGSFEIVRMLRDKLPRLLSEYVDAVFANEDEAREFIGKDAPLEALDAFSAHCGTVAVKLGADGAWVRDRGETVRVAALPVEHAVDSTGAGDCWAAGFLYGWLRGWPTARCGELASLLGAETVQVLGAQPDPAGWERILGRIGGG
- a CDS encoding adenosylhomocysteinase codes for the protein MAVAAIEIPKTEETLPYKVADMGLAEWGRKELDMAEKEMPGLMAVRGQHAAKQPLKGARIMGSLHMTIQTAVLIETLTALGAEVRWASCNIYSTQDHAAAAIAKTGVPVFAWKGETLEEYWWCTYQAMRFPGGQTLNMIVDDGGDATLLIHRGYAFEEQFARTGALPPVCRDNREIEIVDTLLHRIHGEDPDVWHRTAAHWVGVSEETTTGVHRLYHMMKEGSLLTRAMNVNDSVTKSKFDNLYGCRESLADGIKRATDVMVAGKVVVVAGYGDVGKGCADAMRGLGARVIVTEIDPICALQAAMEGYQVMKMDDAAKIGDIFVTCTGCCDVVTGAHLRSMKDQAIVCNIGHFDSEIDVAHLEASADIRELNIKPQVDKFVMPDGREIILLARGRLVNLGCATGHPSFVMSNSFTNQTLAQIALWTEPDKYEVGKVYTLPKKLDEEVARLHLGKLGVELETLTDAQAKYLGIPVEGPFKPDTYRY
- a CDS encoding YihY/virulence factor BrkB family protein, with the protein product MGGRLQAELARLRAALERGRRFATQDVWRIGQPGEEVPHGFVIQQVRAVILMARSVAEETLVVRAAALSFATLLFLVPFLAFMFYIIQTFNLGDRVYDAADAQLTRLVGSLRQLEVVAAPPAAPDGEAENGGAKLNDEALKQKLIAWVFPVFDQTREPDGGEGAAYDNPVRLLVRLAEESATRPHALGITGLLFVLSTVFGFMRNVEQSFNRIWGVRRTRGALRAVSDYLLITLLLPFAAAAVLGVTAALESGEIAAALGRFAWLLRGGQFAVIGVAFSLVYWLVPNTRVRLRYALLGGLAAGVLWALMSWGYIKFQFGLARYALFFSTFALFPLFLMWIYTSWLILLFGAVVVYAYQNEKTFALERLAGRAPFAYREAVALRAMIEICRRFLSGEPPPNVQEMAEAWNVPSRLLLETLDLLTAARLAVACSEPPGWQPARDPARLRVRDVVAALREQGEDPSLFRRDAAFAPLFRRLDTGESALLDSTLAGLAETRAGE